One Pseudonocardia abyssalis DNA segment encodes these proteins:
- a CDS encoding TVP38/TMEM64 family protein: protein MRRWWKPALLAAIVVAAVVVALTVGVPPIPEVRAAVAGAGWAGPVLFAGLYAGLSLTPVPATVLSIAAGVLFGWAVGVPVVMAGAFTGAAIGFLLARHLGRTALDGVGGERLARLDAFLRRRGLVAVLVIRMVPILPFAVINMACGLSALRTRDYLVGSGLGMLPAVTAFVGIGAYGTEPGSLPFLVSAGGLALLLVGGAVLARRRRLA from the coding sequence GTGCGTCGATGGTGGAAGCCCGCCCTGCTCGCTGCCATCGTCGTGGCCGCCGTCGTCGTGGCGCTGACGGTCGGGGTGCCCCCGATCCCGGAGGTCCGTGCGGCCGTCGCCGGTGCCGGGTGGGCCGGCCCGGTCCTGTTCGCCGGGCTCTACGCGGGCCTGTCGTTGACGCCGGTGCCCGCGACCGTCCTGAGCATCGCCGCCGGGGTGCTGTTCGGGTGGGCCGTCGGCGTGCCGGTCGTGATGGCGGGGGCGTTCACCGGCGCGGCGATCGGGTTCCTGCTCGCCCGCCACCTGGGCCGCACCGCGCTCGACGGCGTCGGCGGCGAACGCCTCGCCCGCCTCGACGCGTTCCTGCGCCGCCGCGGGCTGGTCGCGGTCCTGGTCATCCGGATGGTCCCGATCCTGCCGTTCGCGGTGATCAACATGGCGTGCGGGCTGTCGGCGCTGCGCACCCGGGACTACCTGGTCGGCAGCGGGCTCGGGATGCTCCCGGCCGTCACCGCCTTCGTCGGCATCGGCGCGTACGGCACCGAGCCGGGCTCGCTGCCGTTCCTGGTCTCCGCGGGCGGGCTGGCCCTGCTGCTGGTGGGCGGCGCCGTGCTCGCGCGACGGCGCCGCCTGGCCTGA
- the pdxR gene encoding MocR-like pyridoxine biosynthesis transcription factor PdxR encodes MIGRTKMSGADFLQLDRAHAPAGDLAGWLADAVHAAASDGRLPVGSRLPASRLLARDLGVSRGVVVAAYQRLVDSGVALGAGAAGTRIAARPSPAPEPAGPVVTDTDRVDLTPGVPDLAAFPRAAWLRAEREILVGTDNADLGYGDPRGHPVLRRELAAWLGRTRGVRAAADDIVVVAGVAQALALLARVLGERTRIAVEDPGSQGAREQIAFWGLDPVPVPVDEHGVDVDALCATGVRAALLTPAHQFPTGVVLAPDRRRALLDWARSGGLVIEDDYDAEHRYDRAPVPALQGLAPAHVVHVGSVSKTLAPGMRIGWMVLPEPLREPVAHLKSMADLGNAALPQLVLARLIATGQLERHVRRVRPRQRARRDAMLDALARHLPDARVHGVAAGMHLLVTLGAGDDRELAARARDVGVVVHALSRHRVAPGPPGLVLGYAAQPPDRIRDGIARLAAAR; translated from the coding sequence ATGATCGGGAGGACCAAGATGTCGGGTGCCGACTTCCTCCAACTCGACCGCGCACACGCCCCGGCCGGTGACCTGGCCGGCTGGCTCGCCGACGCCGTGCACGCCGCGGCCTCGGACGGACGGCTGCCGGTGGGGTCGCGGCTGCCCGCCAGCCGGCTCCTCGCCCGCGACCTCGGCGTCTCGCGCGGTGTCGTCGTCGCGGCCTACCAGCGGCTCGTCGACTCCGGGGTGGCGCTCGGCGCGGGTGCGGCCGGTACGCGGATCGCCGCCCGCCCCAGCCCGGCCCCGGAGCCGGCCGGCCCCGTCGTGACCGACACCGACCGCGTCGACCTGACACCGGGCGTCCCGGACCTCGCCGCCTTCCCCCGTGCCGCCTGGCTGCGCGCGGAGCGGGAGATCCTCGTCGGGACCGACAACGCCGACCTCGGCTACGGCGACCCCCGCGGCCACCCCGTCCTGCGCCGCGAGCTCGCCGCCTGGCTCGGCCGGACCCGTGGCGTGCGCGCCGCGGCGGACGACATCGTGGTCGTGGCGGGCGTCGCGCAGGCACTGGCCCTCCTCGCCCGCGTACTGGGGGAGCGCACGCGGATCGCCGTCGAGGACCCCGGCTCGCAGGGCGCCCGCGAGCAGATCGCGTTCTGGGGGCTCGACCCCGTACCGGTGCCGGTGGACGAGCACGGCGTCGACGTCGACGCGTTGTGCGCCACGGGCGTCCGCGCGGCCCTGCTCACCCCGGCCCACCAGTTCCCGACCGGGGTCGTGCTCGCCCCGGACCGTCGACGCGCGCTGCTCGACTGGGCCCGGTCCGGCGGCCTGGTCATCGAGGACGACTACGACGCCGAGCACCGCTACGACCGTGCCCCGGTGCCGGCGTTGCAGGGGCTGGCGCCCGCGCACGTCGTCCACGTGGGGAGCGTGTCCAAGACACTCGCCCCGGGGATGCGGATCGGTTGGATGGTGCTTCCCGAGCCGCTGCGCGAGCCCGTCGCGCACCTCAAGTCGATGGCCGACCTCGGCAACGCGGCGCTGCCGCAGCTCGTGCTGGCGCGCCTGATCGCGACGGGGCAGCTGGAGCGCCACGTGCGGCGGGTCCGGCCGCGGCAGCGGGCCCGCCGCGACGCGATGCTCGACGCACTGGCGAGGCACCTGCCCGACGCGCGGGTCCACGGCGTCGCGGCCGGGATGCACCTGCTGGTCACCCTGGGTGCCGGTGACGACCGCGAGCTCGCCGCCCGCGCCCGCGACGTCGGGGTCGTGGTGCACGCGCTGTCGAGGCACCGCGTCGCGCCCGGCCCGCCCGGTCTCGTCCTCGGCTACGCCGCCCAGCCGCCCGACCGGATCCGCGACGGCATCGCCCGCCTGGCCGCGGCCCGGTGA
- a CDS encoding DMT family transporter, with product MTDLRALASGAAAMMFVGSSVAVSGLLADAPFWTAQALRYALATVLLLLAARLTGHRVRCPRGVEWAWLAGVAGSGLVLFNVGLVRGSEHAEPAVLGVAVACVPLALALGGARRPSPGLLLGAAVVTAGAALVQGGGRTDAAGVGWAALVLACEVGFTLLAVPVLRRHGPFGVSVHTCALATAAFAGIGLVTEGPGAAATLRPEHLAASLHLAVVVTALAFVLWYGCVGRVGAGRAGLLCGLAPIAAAGTGVVLGGPVPGPAVWIGVLTVAAGLAVGLRAGRGVEALL from the coding sequence GTGACCGATCTCCGCGCCCTCGCCTCCGGGGCCGCCGCCATGATGTTCGTCGGCAGCAGCGTGGCCGTCTCCGGCCTGCTCGCCGATGCGCCGTTCTGGACGGCGCAGGCCCTGCGCTACGCCCTCGCCACCGTCCTGCTGCTGCTCGCCGCCCGACTCACCGGGCATCGCGTCCGCTGCCCGCGCGGCGTCGAGTGGGCGTGGCTCGCCGGGGTGGCCGGGTCGGGGCTCGTGCTGTTCAACGTCGGGCTGGTGCGGGGGTCGGAGCACGCCGAGCCCGCGGTGCTCGGCGTGGCCGTCGCGTGCGTGCCGCTGGCCCTCGCGCTGGGCGGCGCGCGCCGTCCGTCCCCCGGGTTGCTGCTGGGGGCGGCGGTCGTCACCGCGGGCGCGGCTCTGGTGCAGGGCGGCGGGCGCACCGACGCGGCGGGCGTCGGCTGGGCGGCGCTCGTGCTGGCCTGCGAGGTCGGCTTCACCCTGCTCGCCGTGCCGGTGCTGCGCCGGCACGGCCCGTTCGGGGTGTCGGTGCACACCTGCGCCCTCGCGACGGCGGCGTTCGCCGGGATCGGCCTGGTCACAGAGGGCCCGGGTGCCGCCGCGACACTGCGCCCGGAGCACCTCGCGGCGTCGCTGCACCTCGCCGTCGTCGTGACCGCGCTGGCGTTCGTGCTCTGGTACGGCTGCGTCGGGCGGGTCGGGGCCGGCCGCGCGGGCCTGCTGTGCGGCCTGGCCCCGATCGCCGCTGCCGGGACGGGCGTGGTGCTGGGCGGCCCCGTCCCCGGTCCCGCGGTGTGGATCGGGGTGCTCACCGTGGCCGCGGGGTTGGCAGTAGGCCTGCGCGCCGGTCGAGGCGTCGAGGCACTCCTCTGA
- a CDS encoding ROK family transcriptional regulator, whose protein sequence is MSGTDVVRRLNTQSVLDAVLDTGRCSGADLMARTGLSRPTVHALCDDLIGRGWLVEPPRPDAARPGRPARIYAPRPGAGFVLGVDMGATSVRAAVADLGGAVAGEAGAVFAHEHVAAPDRLALTRETCLRALDAAGAAPEQLLGAVLGVPAPVDAIGRAGADEDYLPGLAALDLRTALAPAVAVAVVENDANLAVVAERWRGVARGVDDVVLVLAGERLGAGVCLGGRIVRGHRGGVGEMGFLDLVDGVGGTAAIGNLARRWGSAELGRTVRAEQVVAAAAAGDAAARGVLDAVARRIARALAVLATLLDPELLVVGGAVAAAGDVLLTPLRREVARVAERPVRLAASALADRGVLLGAVRVALDDVRPRLLDLRPTPVSSTRPAVGR, encoded by the coding sequence GTGTCCGGAACCGATGTGGTGCGGCGGCTCAACACGCAGAGCGTGCTCGACGCCGTGCTCGACACGGGCCGCTGCAGCGGTGCCGACCTCATGGCGCGGACGGGCCTGTCCCGCCCCACCGTGCACGCGCTCTGCGACGACCTCATCGGCCGCGGCTGGCTCGTCGAACCCCCGAGGCCCGACGCCGCCCGGCCCGGCCGCCCGGCCCGGATCTACGCACCCCGGCCGGGTGCGGGGTTCGTGCTGGGCGTCGACATGGGGGCCACCTCGGTGCGGGCCGCGGTGGCCGACCTCGGTGGAGCGGTCGCGGGCGAGGCCGGCGCGGTGTTCGCCCACGAGCACGTCGCGGCGCCCGATCGCCTCGCCCTGACCCGCGAGACCTGCCTACGTGCCCTCGACGCCGCGGGTGCCGCCCCGGAACAGCTGCTCGGTGCGGTGCTCGGCGTCCCGGCCCCCGTCGACGCCATCGGACGCGCGGGCGCCGACGAGGACTACCTCCCCGGGCTCGCCGCGCTCGACCTGCGCACCGCGCTCGCCCCTGCCGTCGCGGTGGCGGTGGTCGAGAACGACGCCAACCTCGCCGTGGTCGCGGAGCGCTGGCGCGGCGTGGCCCGCGGCGTCGACGACGTCGTGCTGGTGCTCGCCGGGGAACGCCTCGGTGCGGGGGTCTGCCTGGGCGGGCGGATCGTGCGCGGGCACCGCGGTGGCGTCGGCGAGATGGGCTTCCTCGACCTCGTCGACGGGGTCGGCGGCACCGCCGCGATCGGCAACCTGGCCCGGCGCTGGGGCTCCGCCGAGCTGGGGCGGACCGTGCGGGCCGAGCAGGTCGTCGCGGCGGCGGCCGCGGGCGACGCGGCCGCCCGCGGCGTCCTCGACGCCGTCGCGCGCCGGATCGCGCGGGCCCTCGCCGTGCTGGCGACCCTGCTCGACCCCGAGCTGCTCGTGGTGGGCGGCGCCGTCGCCGCCGCGGGCGACGTCCTGCTGACCCCCCTGCGGCGGGAGGTCGCCCGGGTGGCGGAGCGGCCGGTCCGGCTGGCCGCGTCGGCCCTCGCCGACCGCGGCGTGCTGCTCGGGGCCGTCCGCGTCGCCCTCGACGACGTCCGGCCCCGGTTGCTCGACCTGCGACCTACGCCTGTGTCCTCCACCCGCCCCGCAGTAGGCCGGTGA
- a CDS encoding GPP34 family phosphoprotein, which translates to MKHTRLVPSVFTVLHDPVTGRAAAGHRAVRAALVGAQLVSLMISGRLAVEGDRVVLVGRRGPRHDDPVGDVVVGAVAADGAERDVRGWVEMLGGTVHDLASRELVEEGVLRWEAPRRLRSAARWPAADPVRAARARLEIEQMVADPTSFDLPGAVALACTLAAGAEGVIGTGSGFLDELVAELPAGPAAVVAALAEVPVRAMPGGGRFAGSRLVVESAVMQRRAEDPAARPGRAGLRARHDAGAALVAADRPHDAVPVLEEAVAEAVQDLGAIDPDTLVAEGNLAVAYLAAGRPGAGIPLLVDTLDDRERTLGADHPLALTARDVLAAVHRTADRPAEALAHYLLVVAHRTRVLGPAHPDTLTSRLGAGLSHADDGDTRAALVVLGSALRDALETWGAGHPSTVALRGALAECLDAAGRPVEARSEYDRAARDAADGLGPAHPDTEALREASTLR; encoded by the coding sequence ATGAAGCACACCCGTCTCGTACCGAGCGTGTTCACGGTGCTGCACGACCCCGTCACGGGGCGTGCCGCGGCCGGGCACCGCGCTGTCCGCGCGGCGCTGGTCGGGGCCCAGCTGGTGAGCCTGATGATCTCCGGGCGGCTGGCCGTCGAGGGTGACCGGGTGGTGCTCGTCGGCCGCCGCGGCCCCCGCCACGACGACCCCGTCGGCGACGTCGTCGTCGGGGCCGTCGCCGCCGACGGGGCCGAGCGGGACGTGCGGGGATGGGTCGAGATGCTGGGCGGCACCGTCCACGACCTCGCGTCCCGGGAGCTGGTCGAGGAGGGCGTGCTGCGGTGGGAGGCGCCGCGGCGGCTGCGCTCGGCCGCGCGCTGGCCCGCGGCCGACCCGGTGCGGGCCGCCCGTGCCCGCCTGGAGATCGAGCAGATGGTCGCCGACCCGACGTCGTTCGACCTGCCGGGGGCGGTGGCGCTCGCGTGCACGCTCGCCGCGGGGGCGGAGGGGGTGATCGGGACCGGGTCCGGCTTCCTCGACGAGCTGGTGGCCGAGCTGCCGGCGGGCCCGGCTGCCGTCGTCGCCGCGCTGGCCGAGGTCCCGGTGCGGGCGATGCCGGGCGGGGGCCGGTTCGCGGGCTCGCGGCTGGTCGTCGAGAGCGCGGTGATGCAGCGTCGGGCCGAGGACCCCGCCGCCCGTCCCGGGCGCGCCGGGCTGCGCGCCCGGCACGACGCCGGGGCCGCGCTCGTCGCCGCCGACCGCCCGCACGACGCGGTGCCGGTGCTGGAGGAGGCCGTCGCCGAGGCCGTCCAGGACCTCGGGGCCATCGACCCCGACACCCTCGTCGCCGAGGGCAACCTGGCCGTCGCCTACCTCGCGGCAGGGCGTCCCGGGGCCGGCATCCCGCTGCTGGTCGACACGCTCGACGACCGCGAGCGCACCCTCGGGGCCGACCATCCGCTCGCCCTCACCGCCCGCGACGTCCTCGCCGCGGTGCACCGGACCGCCGACCGGCCCGCGGAGGCGCTGGCGCACTACCTGCTCGTGGTGGCCCACCGCACGCGCGTGCTCGGGCCGGCGCACCCCGACACGCTCACCTCGCGCCTGGGTGCGGGTCTGAGCCACGCCGACGACGGCGACACGCGCGCGGCGCTGGTCGTGCTCGGATCCGCGCTGCGCGACGCGCTGGAGACCTGGGGTGCGGGGCACCCCAGCACGGTCGCGCTCCGTGGTGCGCTCGCCGAGTGCCTCGACGCGGCCGGGCGCCCGGTCGAGGCCCGCTCGGAGTACGACCGGGCCGCCCGCGACGCCGCCGACGGACTCGGCCCGGCCCATCCCGACACCGAGGCACTGCGGGAGGCGTCAACCCTGCGGTGA
- a CDS encoding DUF397 domain-containing protein, translating to MQVLLREHLHVHLQAPLAWRKSSASNPSGNCVEVAALPDGAVAMRNSRHPTGPTLVYTRAEIAAFLDGVRAGEFDDLAG from the coding sequence CTGCAAGTGCTGTTGCGTGAACATCTGCACGTGCATCTGCAAGCTCCACTCGCCTGGCGCAAGAGCTCCGCGAGCAACCCCAGCGGGAACTGCGTGGAGGTGGCCGCCCTGCCCGACGGGGCGGTGGCGATGCGCAACTCCCGCCATCCCACCGGTCCCACGCTCGTCTACACTCGCGCCGAGATCGCGGCGTTCCTCGACGGCGTCCGCGCCGGGGAGTTCGACGACCTCGCCGGCTGA
- a CDS encoding DUF5753 domain-containing protein: protein MQDDDGGRYHDLHPGWDENPIGLERAASLIRTYEVQFVPGLLQTPDYARAVTRLSHDDAREVDRRVALCVRRQALLTAPGGPTLWAVVDEAALRRPIGGSEISRAQLDHLIALSERPHVKVQVAPFHFAGHAAAGGPFTILRFPGRDVPDVVHLEQLSGALYLDEPSDVEQYRQVMDRLCAQIEPLDRTRAILRAIRAEL, encoded by the coding sequence GTGCAGGACGACGACGGCGGTCGCTATCACGACCTGCACCCCGGCTGGGACGAGAACCCTATCGGCCTGGAGCGGGCCGCGAGCCTGATCCGCACCTACGAGGTGCAGTTCGTCCCCGGCCTCCTGCAGACCCCGGACTACGCGCGGGCGGTCACGCGCCTGAGCCACGACGACGCGCGCGAGGTCGACCGCCGGGTCGCGCTGTGCGTCCGCCGCCAGGCGCTGCTCACCGCGCCCGGCGGCCCGACGCTGTGGGCCGTGGTCGACGAGGCCGCGCTGCGCCGCCCGATCGGTGGCAGCGAGATCAGCCGGGCCCAGCTCGACCACCTCATCGCACTGTCCGAGCGGCCCCACGTGAAGGTGCAGGTCGCCCCGTTCCACTTCGCCGGTCACGCCGCGGCGGGAGGGCCGTTCACCATCCTGCGCTTCCCCGGGCGCGACGTGCCCGACGTCGTCCACCTCGAGCAGCTCAGCGGCGCGCTGTACCTGGACGAGCCCTCCGACGTGGAGCAGTACCGTCAGGTGATGGACCGGCTGTGTGCACAGATCGAGCCGCTCGACCGCACCCGCGCGATCCTCCGCGCGATCCGGGCGGAGCTGTAG
- a CDS encoding RluA family pseudouridine synthase has translation MRKRPASPLPQRLGLDPVRLRTPDAGSAPWATMRDHLVERLPRVAAERVEEMLEQGRIVDADGPLDAAAPYRPGTYLWFHRDLPVETPVPFPIGIVHRDDDLLVVDKPHFLATIPRGQHVAETALVRLRRDLELPELSPAHRLDRVTAGLVMFVVHRERRGAYQTLFRDRRVHKVYEALAPHDPALELPRTVRSRIVKERGVLQAREVDGPPNAETLVEVVEVGGGLARYRLTPRTGRTHQLRLHMASLGVPIVDDDFYPDVREQPLDDFSRPLQLLAAELAFTDPVTGAARRFRSALRLRDLPHSPA, from the coding sequence CTGCGGAAACGGCCGGCATCCCCCCTCCCCCAAAGGCTGGGTCTCGACCCGGTCCGTCTCCGCACGCCCGACGCCGGGAGCGCCCCCTGGGCGACGATGCGCGACCACCTCGTCGAACGGCTCCCGCGCGTCGCCGCCGAGCGGGTCGAGGAGATGCTGGAGCAGGGGCGGATCGTCGACGCCGACGGCCCGCTCGACGCCGCGGCGCCCTACCGTCCGGGCACCTACCTGTGGTTCCACCGCGACCTGCCCGTGGAGACCCCGGTCCCGTTCCCGATCGGGATCGTGCACCGCGACGACGACCTGCTCGTCGTCGACAAGCCGCACTTCCTGGCCACCATCCCGCGCGGGCAGCACGTCGCGGAGACCGCGCTGGTCCGCCTGCGCCGCGACCTGGAGCTGCCCGAGCTGAGCCCCGCGCACCGGCTCGACCGCGTCACCGCCGGGCTCGTCATGTTCGTCGTGCACCGGGAGCGCCGCGGGGCCTACCAGACGCTGTTCCGCGACCGCCGCGTCCACAAGGTCTACGAGGCGCTCGCCCCGCACGACCCGGCCCTGGAGCTGCCGCGGACCGTCCGCAGCCGGATCGTCAAGGAGCGCGGCGTGCTCCAGGCCCGGGAGGTCGACGGCCCGCCGAACGCCGAGACGCTCGTCGAGGTGGTGGAGGTGGGCGGCGGGCTGGCCCGCTACCGCCTCACCCCGCGGACCGGGCGCACGCACCAGCTGCGCCTGCACATGGCCTCTCTCGGCGTGCCCATCGTCGACGACGACTTCTACCCGGACGTCCGTGAGCAGCCGCTCGACGACTTCAGCCGGCCCCTGCAGCTGCTGGCGGCCGAGCTCGCGTTCACCGACCCGGTCACCGGCGCGGCCCGCCGGTTCCGCTCCGCGCTGCGTTTGCGTGACCTGCCACACTCGCCCGCATGA
- a CDS encoding putative bifunctional diguanylate cyclase/phosphodiesterase gives MTVSPLPAARAVVPGTGVAAVTAFLFLAGLTTAVDGAAQQWAANIGVLAFAAAAVVGCVRAARRSRGRSRRGWAALAVGAGAWGAGQVVWTALESLGITAPFPSVADIGYLTFPVAALVGLALLSPRSGWAGPRRLLDALTVGCALGLLAWFTVIDPLAAGHPLLEAAVSLTYPVLDVVLLTVTVLTLTQTGEKPLLWALLGLSMVAMTVSDVLFSYATTAGTYLSGSAVDWGWWAAFLFLGTAGSLVTGPRSGQPRPPAERTVAPASLLPYLPLSAVVLVAAVESATGTGLDPVAVAVIVVLVGLVLVRQYATVRDNVTLARTVQVREAELHELAFRDGLTGLANRALFLDRLGHALDLSARDRRPVSVVFLDLDGFKAVNDGLGHAMGDALLVRVAERLRATLRASDTLARLGGDEFAVLVEQGSRFEDDAATVAQHLLDSFSTPFQIRGRTVSVSASIGVASVEPGVDPPGADRAASLLHRADVAMYAVKEAGRGGGILQHSPSLDVGRGRDEPAVARAFAAALEQGLVRAVYQPVVDPVTGRIGAFEALARWTHDGVEIPPTTFVPISARAGLSEHLTGLMLDRSCAQLGAWNRALGHRRLRVAVNVNPSELMDATFPDRIVELFARHGLAAGQLALEITESGMTTRPETAVDVMNALRACGVRLALDDFGTGFSTLARLSSTPVDTVKIDRYFVADIDHDVQKKRFLVGLFELTRHLGLRTVAEGVERPGQLRELRRLGCDLVQGHLIGRPASAEDLTPIVLAEQPVIAPELLGRVG, from the coding sequence ATGACGGTCTCACCGCTCCCCGCCGCGCGCGCGGTGGTGCCCGGGACGGGCGTCGCCGCCGTCACGGCGTTCCTGTTCCTGGCCGGGCTCACGACCGCGGTGGACGGGGCGGCGCAGCAGTGGGCGGCGAACATCGGGGTCCTGGCGTTCGCGGCCGCCGCGGTCGTTGGATGCGTGCGGGCGGCGCGACGCTCCCGGGGCCGCTCCCGCCGGGGCTGGGCCGCCCTCGCCGTCGGGGCCGGGGCCTGGGGCGCGGGGCAGGTCGTCTGGACGGCGCTGGAGTCCCTCGGGATCACGGCCCCGTTCCCGTCGGTGGCCGACATCGGCTACCTGACGTTCCCGGTGGCCGCTCTGGTCGGGCTCGCGCTCCTGTCCCCGCGGTCGGGGTGGGCCGGCCCGCGCCGGCTGCTCGACGCGCTCACGGTCGGCTGCGCGCTGGGGCTCCTCGCGTGGTTCACCGTCATCGACCCCCTCGCGGCGGGCCATCCGCTGCTCGAGGCCGCGGTGTCGCTGACCTACCCGGTCCTCGACGTCGTCCTGCTCACCGTCACCGTCCTGACGCTGACCCAGACGGGCGAGAAGCCGCTGCTGTGGGCGCTGCTCGGGCTCTCGATGGTCGCGATGACGGTCTCCGACGTCCTGTTCTCCTACGCGACGACGGCGGGCACCTACCTGTCCGGCTCGGCCGTCGACTGGGGGTGGTGGGCCGCGTTCCTGTTCCTGGGCACGGCGGGGTCGCTGGTCACGGGGCCGAGGTCCGGGCAGCCCCGGCCCCCGGCGGAGCGGACCGTGGCCCCGGCGAGCCTGCTGCCCTACCTGCCGCTGTCCGCCGTCGTGCTCGTCGCGGCGGTCGAGTCGGCCACCGGGACCGGGCTGGACCCGGTCGCGGTCGCGGTGATCGTCGTGCTGGTCGGGCTGGTGCTGGTCCGCCAGTACGCCACCGTCCGCGACAACGTGACGCTCGCCCGGACCGTGCAGGTGCGGGAGGCGGAGCTGCACGAGCTGGCCTTCCGCGACGGGCTCACCGGGCTCGCGAACCGCGCGCTGTTCCTGGACCGCCTGGGCCACGCCCTCGACCTGTCCGCGCGCGACCGCCGGCCGGTGTCGGTGGTGTTCCTCGACCTCGACGGGTTCAAGGCGGTCAACGACGGCCTCGGCCACGCGATGGGCGACGCCCTGCTGGTCCGCGTCGCCGAGCGCCTGCGGGCCACCCTGCGGGCCTCGGACACCCTGGCCCGCCTCGGCGGCGACGAGTTCGCGGTGCTCGTCGAGCAGGGGTCGCGCTTCGAGGACGACGCCGCGACCGTCGCGCAGCACCTGCTCGACTCGTTCAGCACCCCGTTCCAGATCCGGGGGCGCACGGTGTCGGTGTCGGCGAGCATCGGCGTGGCCTCGGTCGAGCCGGGCGTCGACCCGCCGGGGGCGGACCGCGCAGCCTCCCTGCTGCACCGCGCCGACGTCGCGATGTACGCGGTGAAGGAGGCCGGCCGGGGCGGCGGGATCCTGCAGCACTCCCCCTCGCTCGACGTCGGGCGCGGACGCGACGAGCCCGCCGTGGCGCGCGCGTTCGCCGCGGCGCTGGAGCAGGGCCTGGTCCGCGCGGTCTACCAGCCGGTCGTCGACCCGGTGACCGGGCGGATCGGGGCCTTCGAGGCGCTGGCCCGGTGGACCCACGACGGCGTCGAGATCCCGCCGACGACGTTCGTGCCGATCTCCGCGCGCGCCGGGCTCTCCGAGCACCTGACCGGGCTGATGCTCGACCGGTCGTGCGCCCAGCTGGGTGCGTGGAACCGTGCGCTGGGGCACCGGCGGCTGCGCGTGGCCGTCAACGTCAACCCCTCCGAGCTGATGGACGCGACCTTCCCCGACCGGATCGTCGAGCTGTTCGCCCGGCACGGGCTCGCCGCCGGGCAGCTCGCCCTGGAGATCACCGAGAGCGGGATGACCACCCGTCCGGAGACCGCGGTCGACGTGATGAACGCGCTGCGGGCCTGCGGGGTCCGGCTCGCGCTCGACGACTTCGGCACCGGCTTCTCGACGCTGGCCCGGCTGTCCAGCACCCCCGTCGACACCGTGAAGATCGACCGGTACTTCGTCGCCGACATCGACCACGACGTGCAGAAGAAGCGGTTCCTCGTCGGGCTGTTCGAGCTGACCCGCCACCTCGGGCTGCGGACCGTCGCCGAGGGCGTCGAGCGGCCGGGGCAGCTCCGCGAGCTGCGCCGGCTGGGCTGCGACCTGGTGCAGGGCCACCTGATCGGTCGACCGGCCTCGGCCGAGGACCTCACCCCGATCGTGCTCGCCGAGCAGCCGGTCATCGCCCCGGAGCTGCTCGGCCGCGTCGGCTGA
- a CDS encoding L-threonylcarbamoyladenylate synthase codes for MARYFDVHPVDPQRRSITQVVDLVRDGGLIAYPTDSCFALGCQLGNGKGLDRIREIRHLDDRHHFTLVCADFAQLGQFVQVSNAVFRSVKAATPGQYTFILPATKEVPRRLLHPKKKTVGVRIPEHVVTQALLAELGEPLLSSTLLLPDQEEPMTQGWDIKERLDHVVDAVIDSGECGTEPTTVVDLSGDEPEIVRVGAGDPSRFE; via the coding sequence ATGGCCCGCTACTTCGATGTGCATCCCGTCGACCCGCAGCGGCGGTCGATCACCCAGGTCGTCGACCTCGTCCGCGACGGTGGCCTGATCGCCTACCCCACCGACTCGTGCTTCGCGCTGGGCTGCCAGCTCGGCAACGGCAAGGGGCTCGACCGGATCCGCGAGATCCGGCACCTCGACGACCGCCACCACTTCACGCTGGTGTGCGCCGACTTCGCGCAGCTCGGCCAGTTCGTGCAGGTCAGCAACGCGGTGTTCCGGTCGGTCAAGGCGGCGACGCCGGGCCAGTACACGTTCATCCTCCCCGCCACCAAGGAGGTGCCCCGGCGGCTGCTGCACCCGAAGAAGAAGACCGTCGGGGTGCGGATCCCCGAGCACGTCGTCACACAGGCGCTGCTGGCCGAGCTGGGCGAGCCGCTGCTGTCCTCGACCCTGCTGCTCCCCGACCAGGAGGAGCCGATGACGCAGGGCTGGGACATCAAGGAGCGGCTCGACCACGTCGTCGACGCCGTCATCGACTCGGGGGAGTGCGGCACCGAGCCCACCACCGTCGTCGACCTCTCCGGTGACGAGCCGGAGATCGTGCGGGTCGGGGCGGGGGACCCGTCCCGCTTCGAGTAG